The following are from one region of the Macadamia integrifolia cultivar HAES 741 unplaced genomic scaffold, SCU_Mint_v3 scaffold1649, whole genome shotgun sequence genome:
- the LOC122064445 gene encoding uncharacterized protein LOC122064445 isoform X3: MAAGFRQWESDPLFCAAEVVQDSADRMDSIFRMLLHEQSIVQGDSSDPKLLSSLEYHKRDLMTALGTAKWQLEDFERAVNLSALSDKSHLRENAISQHKQFIRAIREQIIQVEKSLPLVGDSDRNSQFVNINEQDRDVLALFLSGGNPEDHHVHYDTEGSSIMKRFLDSTTASGFDNKSDEIVELKTEETKDSKLNGVMHLDNSFDSSKEHKLRKLVAHYPAGLGFEASVSQQGYSGNRNGESGSWDLENCDSNAKSFSSKNKLRGSNYTLDVLRFLDNHWSAFRSKTTRSSAKKWKDGEMGMEFDHRPSSSLIDMSQVEQAHNTQNGLASGFGGYHRLCFKVLRNTMKSCSLFGCKGRLQRLLYLIQVNHLPLWSISAILITLIVLG; this comes from the exons ATGGCAGCAGGTTTCCGCCAATGGGAATCCGATCCTCTATTTTGTGCAGCTGAAGTTGTTCAGGATTCTGCAGACAG gATGGACTCAATTTTCCGAATGCTGTTGCACGAGCAAAGTATTGTTCAAGGCGACTCTTCAGACCCCAAGCTCCTTAGTTCATTGGAGTATCATAAGCGTGATCTCATGACTGCTCTAGGAACAGCCAAATGGCAG TTGGAGGATTTTGAAAGGGCTGTGAACCTGTCAGCTTTATCAGATAAGTCCCATCTGAGGGAAAATGCTATTTCCCAACACAAGCAATTTATTAGAGCCATTAGAGAACAGATTATTCAAGTGGAGAAAAGTCTTCCATTGGTGGGGGATTCTGATAGAAACTCTCAATTTGTAAACATAAATGAACAAGACAGAGATGTGTTGGCTTTATTTCTCTCTGGTGGAAACCCTGAGGACCACCATGTGCACTATGACACAGAAGGTAGTAGTATTATGAAAAGGTTTCTTGATTCAACCACAGCTTCTGGATTCGATAACAAAAGTGATGAGATTGTTGAGCTAAAAACTGAAGAAACTAAGGACTCAAAGCTGAATGGAGTTATGCATTTAGATAATAGTTTTGATTCATCAAAGGAGCACAAGTTAAGGAAATTAGTTGCTCATTATCCTGCAGGGTTGGGTTTTGAGGCATCAGTTTCCCAGCAGGGATACTCTGGTAATAGAAATGGTGAAAGCGGGAGTTGGGATTTGGAAAATTGTGATTCTAATGCAAAAAGTTTCTCCTCTAAGAACAAGTTGAGAGGATCCAATTATACATTGGATGTGTTACGGTTCTTGGATAATCATTGGTCTGCATTTAGAAGTAAGACTACAAGAAGCTCCGCAAAAAAGTGGAAAGATGGAGAAATGGGAATGGAGTTTGATCATAGGCCATCCTCCTCGTTAATTGACATGTCCCAAGTTGAACAG GCTCATAATACCCAGAATGGGTTAGCTTCTGGATTTGGAGGTTACCATAGATTATGTTTCAAGGTGCTTAGAAATACCATGAAATCATGTAGCTTGTTTGGTTGTAAAGGGAGACTCCAAAGGCTGCTGTATCTTATCCAAGTTAATCACCTTCCTCTGTGGTCGATATCAGCTATACTCATTACGCTAATAGTTTTAG
- the LOC122064445 gene encoding uncharacterized protein LOC122064445 isoform X1 has protein sequence MAAGFRQWESDPLFCAAEVVQDSADRMDSIFRMLLHEQSIVQGDSSDPKLLSSLEYHKRDLMTALGTAKWQLEDFERAVNLSALSDKSHLRENAISQHKQFIRAIREQIIQVEKSLPLVGDSDRNSQFVNINEQDRDVLALFLSGGNPEDHHVHYDTEGSSIMKRFLDSTTASGFDNKSDEIVELKTEETKDSKLNGVMHLDNSFDSSKEHKLRKLVAHYPAGLGFEASVSQQGYSGNRNGESGSWDLENCDSNAKSFSSKNKLRGSNYTLDVLRFLDNHWSAFRSKTTRSSAKKWKDGEMGMEFDHRPSSSLIDMSQVEQAHNTQNGLASGFGGYHRLCFKVLRNTMKSCSLFGCKGRLQRLLYLIQVNHLPLWSISAILITLIVLAILVSQVV, from the exons ATGGCAGCAGGTTTCCGCCAATGGGAATCCGATCCTCTATTTTGTGCAGCTGAAGTTGTTCAGGATTCTGCAGACAG gATGGACTCAATTTTCCGAATGCTGTTGCACGAGCAAAGTATTGTTCAAGGCGACTCTTCAGACCCCAAGCTCCTTAGTTCATTGGAGTATCATAAGCGTGATCTCATGACTGCTCTAGGAACAGCCAAATGGCAG TTGGAGGATTTTGAAAGGGCTGTGAACCTGTCAGCTTTATCAGATAAGTCCCATCTGAGGGAAAATGCTATTTCCCAACACAAGCAATTTATTAGAGCCATTAGAGAACAGATTATTCAAGTGGAGAAAAGTCTTCCATTGGTGGGGGATTCTGATAGAAACTCTCAATTTGTAAACATAAATGAACAAGACAGAGATGTGTTGGCTTTATTTCTCTCTGGTGGAAACCCTGAGGACCACCATGTGCACTATGACACAGAAGGTAGTAGTATTATGAAAAGGTTTCTTGATTCAACCACAGCTTCTGGATTCGATAACAAAAGTGATGAGATTGTTGAGCTAAAAACTGAAGAAACTAAGGACTCAAAGCTGAATGGAGTTATGCATTTAGATAATAGTTTTGATTCATCAAAGGAGCACAAGTTAAGGAAATTAGTTGCTCATTATCCTGCAGGGTTGGGTTTTGAGGCATCAGTTTCCCAGCAGGGATACTCTGGTAATAGAAATGGTGAAAGCGGGAGTTGGGATTTGGAAAATTGTGATTCTAATGCAAAAAGTTTCTCCTCTAAGAACAAGTTGAGAGGATCCAATTATACATTGGATGTGTTACGGTTCTTGGATAATCATTGGTCTGCATTTAGAAGTAAGACTACAAGAAGCTCCGCAAAAAAGTGGAAAGATGGAGAAATGGGAATGGAGTTTGATCATAGGCCATCCTCCTCGTTAATTGACATGTCCCAAGTTGAACAG GCTCATAATACCCAGAATGGGTTAGCTTCTGGATTTGGAGGTTACCATAGATTATGTTTCAAGGTGCTTAGAAATACCATGAAATCATGTAGCTTGTTTGGTTGTAAAGGGAGACTCCAAAGGCTGCTGTATCTTATCCAAGTTAATCACCTTCCTCTGTGGTCGATATCAGCTATACTCATTACGCTAATAGTTTTAG
- the LOC122064445 gene encoding uncharacterized protein LOC122064445 isoform X2 — protein sequence MAAGFRQWESDPLFCAAEVVQDSADRMDSIFRMLLHEQSIVQGDSSDPKLLSSLEYHKRDLMTALGTAKWQLEDFERAVNLSALSDKSHLRENAISQHKQFIRAIREQIIQVEKSLPLVGDSDRNSQFVNINEQDRDVLALFLSGGNPEDHHVHYDTEGSSIMKRFLDSTTASGFDNKSDEIVELKTEETKDSKLNGVMHLDNSFDSSKEHKLRKLVAHYPAGLGFEASVSQQGYSGNRNGESGSWDLENCDSNAKSFSSKNKLRGSNYTLDVLRFLDNHWSAFRSKTTRSSAKKWKDGEMGMEFDHRPSSSLIDMSQVEQAHNTQNGLASGFGGYHRLCFKVLRNTMKSCSLFGCKGRLQRLLYLIQVNHLPLWSISAILITLIVLGL from the exons ATGGCAGCAGGTTTCCGCCAATGGGAATCCGATCCTCTATTTTGTGCAGCTGAAGTTGTTCAGGATTCTGCAGACAG gATGGACTCAATTTTCCGAATGCTGTTGCACGAGCAAAGTATTGTTCAAGGCGACTCTTCAGACCCCAAGCTCCTTAGTTCATTGGAGTATCATAAGCGTGATCTCATGACTGCTCTAGGAACAGCCAAATGGCAG TTGGAGGATTTTGAAAGGGCTGTGAACCTGTCAGCTTTATCAGATAAGTCCCATCTGAGGGAAAATGCTATTTCCCAACACAAGCAATTTATTAGAGCCATTAGAGAACAGATTATTCAAGTGGAGAAAAGTCTTCCATTGGTGGGGGATTCTGATAGAAACTCTCAATTTGTAAACATAAATGAACAAGACAGAGATGTGTTGGCTTTATTTCTCTCTGGTGGAAACCCTGAGGACCACCATGTGCACTATGACACAGAAGGTAGTAGTATTATGAAAAGGTTTCTTGATTCAACCACAGCTTCTGGATTCGATAACAAAAGTGATGAGATTGTTGAGCTAAAAACTGAAGAAACTAAGGACTCAAAGCTGAATGGAGTTATGCATTTAGATAATAGTTTTGATTCATCAAAGGAGCACAAGTTAAGGAAATTAGTTGCTCATTATCCTGCAGGGTTGGGTTTTGAGGCATCAGTTTCCCAGCAGGGATACTCTGGTAATAGAAATGGTGAAAGCGGGAGTTGGGATTTGGAAAATTGTGATTCTAATGCAAAAAGTTTCTCCTCTAAGAACAAGTTGAGAGGATCCAATTATACATTGGATGTGTTACGGTTCTTGGATAATCATTGGTCTGCATTTAGAAGTAAGACTACAAGAAGCTCCGCAAAAAAGTGGAAAGATGGAGAAATGGGAATGGAGTTTGATCATAGGCCATCCTCCTCGTTAATTGACATGTCCCAAGTTGAACAG GCTCATAATACCCAGAATGGGTTAGCTTCTGGATTTGGAGGTTACCATAGATTATGTTTCAAGGTGCTTAGAAATACCATGAAATCATGTAGCTTGTTTGGTTGTAAAGGGAGACTCCAAAGGCTGCTGTATCTTATCCAAGTTAATCACCTTCCTCTGTGGTCGATATCAGCTATACTCATTACGCTAATAGTTTTAG